In Phormidium ambiguum IAM M-71, one genomic interval encodes:
- a CDS encoding DUF3102 domain-containing protein: MPASAQSSLQKVFDYTMLDAETSLFIQKQTGEIRALMKRTAQDIIEIGQKLILVKEKLAHGRFLDWIAAEFEWSYPTAARFMQVANSFSKTYQIDKFAASALYVLAAPSTPASARAEAIARAEAGEPITYTIAKEIRQKHSSPGAKPKAESVPPLKSVPALLPANESRPKVEIVATRPAKEIVKEKEVVSIQKKEVELPEIKRVIPLSVTTTSSTTTPSIQTISQPSPIVSKREQAGIWWQLGRRHLLYGGDPNSAEFMQKVPHHAGLLLGFPAGKDWYSNIPAENRIIVTKNLPQSKDIRLFEDTLESIILLYTELGETVIVCYLPYPEILSTINRLDRLAIFAEPDPKRVNEIISDWKRGGLKAEKIEF, encoded by the coding sequence GCAGAAACCAGTTTATTTATTCAAAAACAAACTGGGGAAATCCGAGCGCTCATGAAGCGCACTGCACAAGATATCATTGAAATCGGACAGAAGTTGATATTAGTTAAAGAGAAACTTGCTCACGGGAGATTCCTAGATTGGATAGCAGCTGAATTTGAATGGAGTTATCCAACTGCGGCGAGATTCATGCAGGTAGCGAATTCATTTAGCAAAACTTATCAAATTGATAAGTTTGCGGCTTCTGCCTTATATGTTCTAGCTGCACCTTCAACACCAGCAAGTGCTCGTGCGGAAGCGATCGCTCGTGCGGAAGCAGGAGAACCAATCACATATACGATCGCCAAAGAAATTAGGCAAAAACATAGTTCACCTGGCGCAAAACCCAAAGCAGAATCAGTGCCGCCACTAAAATCAGTTCCGGCTCTATTACCTGCTAATGAATCACGTCCTAAAGTCGAAATTGTTGCCACTCGTCCAGCCAAAGAAATAGTCAAAGAAAAAGAAGTTGTTTCCATCCAAAAGAAAGAAGTTGAATTACCAGAAATTAAACGAGTAATTCCCCTTTCTGTAACCACAACATCATCAACTACAACACCATCAATACAAACTATTTCTCAACCATCTCCAATAGTTAGCAAACGCGAGCAAGCAGGAATATGGTGGCAGTTAGGTAGACGACATTTACTATATGGTGGCGATCCTAATTCCGCAGAGTTTATGCAGAAAGTACCCCATCATGCGGGATTATTATTAGGATTTCCTGCTGGTAAAGATTGGTATTCAAATATCCCCGCCGAAAATCGGATTATTGTCACCAAAAATTTACCCCAATCTAAAGATATTCGACTTTTTGAAGACACTTTAGAGTCAATTATTTTGTTATACACTGAATTGGGGGAAACCGTAATTGTTTGTTACCTACCCTATCCAGAAATTCTTTCCACAATTAATCGCTTAGATCGGCTAGCGATCTTTGCAGAACCAGATCCCAAACGAGTAAATGAAATTATTTCTGATTGGAAAAGAGGAGGACTGAAAGCGGAGAAAATTGAGTTCTAA